TCGGTAGCACTTTAGGTAATCTCCCACCTGAAGAATGCAATGATTTCTTATCAAAAATTACTGCTGCTATGGAACCTGGAGAATATTTTTTACTAGGAATTGATCTCCAAAAACCAAAACAAATATTAGAAGCTGCATATAATGATAGCCAAGGAGTAACTGCGGCATTTAATCTAAATATGCTGCAACACCTTAATCAACGCTTTCAGGGGAATTTTGACAGCAACCAATTTGAACATCTAGCTTTTTATAACGAGTATCAGCATCAAATTGAGATGCACTTGCGGAGTTTGAAAGCACAACAAGTGCAGTTACAAGCATTAAATTTAACAATTGACTTTGAATGTGGCGAAACAATTTTAACTGAAATATCTCGCAAATTTAATCTTAATACCATTCAACAGGAACTACAGACACGAGGTTTAAAACCTTTAAAAGCATGGACTGATGCTAATCAATGGTTTGGCTTGTTGTTGTGTCAATTGCAATAGCTGTAATCAAGCTTTGTTACTGAATAGCACTAGGCGGCTATTCAGTATAGCAAAGTAATGCGTAATGTGATCTCAGATTAAATGTAGGTATGTATTTATAGATACATATCCAATTAGAACAAAAACCTTTCTTGGGTTAGAAGTATTAATGAATCAATAACAGTTATTTCTTAAAATATACTACTAAAAAATCAAGCACCCTCAATGAAACGTATTCCTTAATATTAAACTCTGATCAAGCTAAATATTATAAATTAACTTTTGCATTTATAGTAATAAATTAGAATAAAAACGCATCTTTAAAATAGCTGTTAGTAATTATGACACACTTTGGTATAATTTGCCCGCCTTATTCTGGTCACATAAATCCCTTATCCGCATTAGGAAGAGAACTGCGATCGCGCGGTCATAAAATTACATTTTTACAAATTCCTGATATAGAAGCTAAAGTCCGCTCTGAAGGTCTAGACTTTTATCCGCTTGGACTGTCTACTTATCAACCAGGGCAGCTTGCTGAAACACTGCAACAACTAACAAAATTAAGTGGTATAGAAGCCTTAAATTATTCCGTCAGCTTTTGCCGACTGATCACAGAAATCATCTGCCAAGATGCACCTAAGGCCATTAAATTTCTAGGCATAGAAGCATTGCTAGTAGATCAACTTGAACCTGTCGGCGAAACGGTAGCGGAATTTCTAGAAATTCCTTTTATTTGCGTATCATCGGGTCAAGCAATTCACCGACGAGTAGACGTTCCGCCCTTCTTTAATAGTTGGAGTTACAAAAATACGTGGTGGGCGCGTCTACGAAATCAAATTTCTTATTACATATTAGACCGTAGTTGTGAACCAATTTTGCAAGTTATTAATCAGTATCGCAGCCAGTGGAATTTATCTGATTACCCTGAAATATACGCTTCATATTCTAAACTTGCCCATATTAGTCAACAGCCTGCTGCTTTTGATTTTCCCTGCCCAAATTTACCTGCTCATTTCCACTACATAGCACCATTTCGCAATGCTTCCCCGCGTGCAGTTTCGTTTCCTTTTGAAAAATTAACCGGACAACCTTTAATCTATGCCTCTTTGGGAAGTATACAGAATACAAAAGATGATATTTTTCATAAAATTGCCGCAGCTTGTGCAGATTTAGATGTGCAATTGGTGATTACTCATGGAGGTGGGATGAGTGCAGAAGCAGTGCAAAAGCTGCCTGGTTCTCCCCTAGTTGTTGACTATGCGCCACAACTTGAAGTTTTATCAAAAGCTAGCTTAACAATTACTCACGGGGGACTGAATACAGTACTTGATTCTTTGAGTTATGGAGTACCGTTAGTTGCTATTCCGATTACTTTTGAACAACCAGGAACAGGCGCACGTATTCGCTGGACAAAAACAGGGGAAGTAATACCTTTAAGGAAATTAAGTATTCCAAGATTAAGGCGAACGATCATGAAGGTACTAACAGAGGAATCTTACTCAAAAAATGCCTTAAAAATCAAGAATGCGATCGCACAATCAGGAGGAGTAAAACGCGCTGCCGATATTGTTGAGCAAGCTATCAATTCCAACTCTGCAACATCACCATCATTAAAAAAGCTAAATGCTAACCGCTAACAGCTATATTAACAAATCGGTCTTTTGCCAGGATTTACCGCATGAATATACTCGCTACCAGACATAGGCCATCCACGTTTGTAAGCAGCTTCCTCTGGATTTCCCCATCCTAATTGCAAAATAATTTCTAGGAAATCTAAGTTTTCTCCTTTCCAGAGGTTAGCCCATTGTGTGCGTTGTGCGATCGCATCAACATCACTAACTTCAATTTTCCGATGCTCTTTATCATTATTAACACTCAAATATAAATCCATCCCCGCCGTTACTTCATACCAAAAACTCAATTCTTCCGCCTTCGCTGCCTTAAGAATTTCTACATCACTCGCTAAGGCAATTAACTGATCGTGTACTTGGGGATGAGAAAGCGTATGATCTTTAACTGTGAGATGTCGCCATACAATACCTGAAACTTGGTTTTCCCTTTGATAGCGATGCACAGCAGCTTTAAAATCTTGATAAGCTGTAAACTTTTGCACGCCATCCGATTTGATGAACTTGTCAATTAAAGGGTTGCCAGAAGCTGTAGCAGCAATAGTCATGCGCTTGCCGTTAAGACAAGCTTGACGTTCATCAGCCAATATTTTGATCAGTTCCTCTGTGCTGTATACCTTTGGCATTAGAACACTATCGGGCTTTACTTTATTGATAGTTTAACGTCTGCTAGGTCGTAGCAAGCACTGCCGTTATTGAGAAATTTTTATTAAACCTCGTAGCATTAGTCAAATTTTAGATAATTAACCACAGATAAAACACAGATGCACACAGATAAACACAGATGGGATAACTGATTTTTGCTCGTTAGTCTATTTAGCCAGACATGAGATTTTGTTTGCAATATACCAAAAATCAAAAAGGGCAGGACATTAACCTGCCCTCAAAATTAACGTGCTAACTCTGTATTAAACTCATTAAACGCTTTTTGCTTGAACTGCTTTGACTCAGTGTTTGGCACTAAATTAAACATTGTGCGGAAAACATCGTCTATTTTCTCAAACGGCACTCTTCCCTTTTCATTCAGGACAACTTTACCGTTTTGATCGAGTAAAACCGTTTGTGGTACAACACCCTGGTAATAATATCCAGGTTCTTGGGGTGTATAGCTAGATTTAATCGGAATAGCATCCACATTCACAGGTATAAAACTTGCTGCCCGACCATAATAAGCTTGCAAAGTGGAGACAACCGTTGCAAATTGCTTAGAATCCCTGCTGTCATCAAGAAAGAAAACTAACAACGCTGGTTTACTTCGTTGTAAAGCGCTTACTATTGTATCTTTTGCTGGTACTAGCGAACCGTTACCACCATAGAGGGCATAAATATTGCCATCAAAATGATCGTCATTAATACCAGCTAGTGCTGACGGCATTCCTAGTAGCAATAAGCAGCTTAATGTTGCGATTAAAGTCAATACCCAACCCGAAACAATACGTCGCAATGAATGGGGATGATTAACGGAAGTCAATTGGCGTAACCCAGAAAAAATCATACAAAAATGCAATGGAACTGTTATGTAGTTTAGAACGCTTATGAATATTTATCTGAGCGTAATAGACTTGTAGCATAGCAAGGTGCGATCGCGCCAAACTTTAAACTATGAGAAAATTGCTAACGAACTTTAGCAATGACACTATGGCAAAATTACCTAGTGAAACCTTAGAAACCATCTGGACTTTAGTAAGACAACTCTCACAGCTTGTAGAAGAGGCTAGTGAAGCCGAATATGTACTATTTGAGCGTTTTGGTGAAACAGATGCCACTATTTCTAATTTAGACGACTTAAAGAACCTTACAGAAGAAGCAGCATCTAAATATTTACAACTCTCAAATATTCGGCTCCGAATTGCGGAAACTCAACCCATTGCTTCCAATGATATGCTGAGATTACTAGAGCAAGCCATTAGGCAAAATCAACTCAGGATTCCAGCTATGGAGCGTAGTATTCAAGAAATTAAAATAGAGTGGAACTTGCCATGACTAATCAACCACGTATTCCTGACGAAGAAACAAGAAAACGTCTTTCTGCTAACCTACGTCAAGCTCGTTTAGACTTGCAAGAATTTGGTCTGCAATTAGAAGAAGTTGAAGCATTACTAGATCAACAAATTCGTGAGCAAAAGCGGAAACGAATAGAGCGATTACGTCAAAATTTGAATACTCTCATGTAAATATGGCTTTGTGGAAGAAAATAAATTGCCATTGGTAAAGATAGCCAGATTCAACAAAATATTAATGAATCTTATTTAAATGCAGAAGTCGGTCAGTTAATTTATGATACTCGGAACCAAGCGGGATTAACCGAAAAGCAATTAGCTGACTTGATAGGCGTGGATGAATCTATTATTGAGGACTTAGAAGCAGGAGATTATGAAGGTAATGCTGTGATAATGCTTCAGCAAATCGCAGTTGTTCTTAAGCAAAGAATCAAGATCTCCATTTCTAAACTCTAAAGCCAATACTAAATTTATTGCAACGATGATAAATTTATTCATGCTGATAACTACTAATTTTTTGAATTAGAGTTAGCAATAGACTAATGAGCAAAAATCAGTTATTACATCTGTGTGCATTTGTGTTTATCTGTGGTTAATTATCCCAAATTTGACTAATGCTACGAGGTCTAATAAAAAACATTTAAACACTTAAAACTACAAGCGATCGCAACCTACCCCCAAGCTTATAACTAATAACTCAAAAACTTACTTTGCGTTCCTGGCGTTAAAAAAATCAAACCCTCATCTCAACTAGCCAATTTAATTATACCTAAGATAGATGACAATAATTCTTCCAGAAAAACAATAACACCAAGCGTACAATACATAAATAGACAATACCTACACCAAGCGAGTGTCAGAAAGGTCAAGCCATGCCGACAGCACAAGTCTCCAACGATACTGATGAACTAGATCTTAAACAGCTACTTAGAACTTTAACGGCTGTTAAAAAAGGTAACTTTTCAGTACGGATGCCGATCGATCAAACAGGCATGGCAGGAAAAATCGCCGATACTCTCAATGATATTATTGAGATGAATGAGAGAATGGCGAATGAATTAGATCGTATTAGTACGGTTGTTGGTAAAGAAGGTAAAATTACAGAACGAGCTTCACTTGGCAGGGCGGGCGGCTCGTGGGAAGATAGTGTTAATTCAATCAATACATTAATTTCAGACTTAGTACAGCCAACTGCTGAAACTGCGAGGGTGATTCGGGCTGTAGCGAATGGTGACTTATCGCAAACAATAGCATTAGAAATTGAAGGCAGACCATTGCAAGGGGAATTTTTGCAAACTGCCCATGTTGTTAATACGATGGTAGATCAGCTTAGTTCCTTCGCCTCGGAAGTAACGCGGGTAGCGCGTGAAGTAGGTACTGAAGGAAAGTTAGGCGTACAAGCAGAAGTAAAAGGCGTTGCGGGTACTTGGAAAGATCTTACCGATAGTGTGAACTCGATGGCGGGGAATTTAACCGCGCAAGTAAGAAATATTGCCGAAGTGACGACGGCGGTAGCTAATGGTGACTTATCTAAGAAAATTACAGTTGATGTTAAGGGCGAGATTTTAGAACTCAAAAACACCATCAATATCATGGTGGATCAACTCAGTTCATTTGCATCGGAAGTAACCAGGGTAGCGCGTGAGGTAGGTACTGAAGGGAAGTTAGGCGTACAAGCAGAAGTAAAAGGCGTTGCGGGTACTTGGAAAGATTTAACCGATAGTGTGAACTCGATGGCGGGGAATTTAACCGCGCAGGTAAGAAATATTGCCGAAGTGACGACGGCGGTAGCTAATGGTGATTTATCTAAGAAGATTACTGTAGATGTTAAAGGTGAAATTTTAGAACTGAAAAACACCGTCAATACGATGGTAGATCAACTTAATTCCTTTGCATCGGAAGTAACACGGGTTGCTAGGGAAGTAGGTAGCGAAGGGAAGTTGGGAGTTCAAGCGGAAGTCCGAGGCGTGGCGGGGACGTGGAAAGACTTAACCGATAGTGTAAACTTCATGGCGGGTTCTCTGACAGCGCAAGTACGGAATATTGCAGAAGTAACAACGGCGGTAGCTAATGGTGACTTATCTAAGAAAATTACTGTAGATGTTAAAGGCGAGATTTTAGAACTCAAAAATACCATAAATATTATGGTGGATCAGCTTAATTCCTTTGCTTCTGAGGTAACCAGGGTAGCGCGAGAAGTAGGTACTGAAGGGAAGTTAGGAGTACAAGCAGAAGTAAAAGGTGTTGCTGGTACTTGGAAGGATCTTACCGACAGCGTAAACTCAATGGCAGGTAACTTAACCGCGCAAGTAAGAAATATTGCAGAAGTGACGACGGCGGTTGCTAATGGGGATTTATCTAAGAAAATTACTGTAGATGTAAAAGGCGAAATCTTAGAACTGAAAAACACCATTAATATCATGGTGGATCAACTTAGTTCTTTTGCATCTGAGGTAACAAGAGTTGCGCGTGAAGTAGGTTCGGAAGGGAAGCTAGGTGTACAAGCAGAAGTCCGAGGCGTTGCGGGTACGTGGAAAGATTTAACCGACAGCGTGAACTTCATGGCGGGTTCTTTAACAGCGCAAGTACGGAATATTGCAGAAGTAACGACGGCGGTAGCAAATGGCGACTTATCCAAGAAAATTACAGTTGATGTTAAAGGGGAAATTTTAGAACTAAAGAACACCGTTAATACAATGGTGGATCAACTTAACTCCTTTGCATCTGAGGTAACAAGAGTTGCGCGAGAAGTAGGTACGGAAGGAAAGTTAGGTGTACAAGCAGAAGTAAAAGGTGTTGCTGGTACGTGGAAAGACTTAACCGACAGTGTAAACTTCATGGCGGGTTCTCTGACAGCGCAAGTACGGAATATCGCAGAAGTAACGACGGCGGTAGCAAATGGAGATTTATCTAAAAAAATTACTGTAGATGTTAAAGGTGAAATCTTAGAACTCAAGAACACTATTAATACAATGGTGGATCAACTTAGTTCCTTTGCATCTGAGGTAACAAGAGTTGCGCGAGAAGTAGGTAATGAAGGGAAGTTAGGTGTGCAAGCAGATGTACCAGGGGTTGCGGGTACATGGAAAGACTTGACGGATAGTGTGAACTCAATGGCGGGTAATTTGACGGGACAAGTACGGAATATTGCAGAGGTAGCAACTGCGATCGCAAATGGTGACTTATCCAAGAAAATTACAGTACAAGTAAAAGGGGAAATCTTAGAACTGAAGAACACTATTAATACAATGGTGGATCAACTCAGTTCCTTTGCATCAGAAGTAACCAGGGTTGCGCGAGAAGTAGGTAGTGAAGGTAAGTTAGGTGTACAAGCAGATGTGCGCGGTGTTGCGGGTACATGGAAAGACTTAACCGACAGCGTAAACTTCATGGCGGGTTCTCTGACTGCACAAGTACGAAATATTGCAGCAGTCACAACGGCGGTAGCTAATGGGGACTTATCTAAGAAAATTACTGTAGATGTTAAAGGGGAAATTTTAGAGTTAAAGAACACCGTTAATACAATGGTGGATCAACTTAACTCCTTTGCGTCTGAGGTAACAAGGGTTGCGCGAGAGGTAGGTACTGAAGGGAAATTAGGCGTACAAGCGGAGGTAAAAGGAGTTGCGGGAACCTGGAAAGACTTAACCGACAGTGTAAACTTCATGGCGGGTTCTCTGACTGCACAAGTAAGAAACATCGCTGAAGTAACAACTGCGGTAGCTAATGGCGACTTATCTAAGAAGATTACTGTAGATGTAAAAGGGGAAATTTTAGAACTGAAAAACACCATTAATACAATGGTGGATCAACTTAACTCCTTTGCATCAGAAGTAACCAGGGTAGCGAGGGAAGTAGGTACTGAAGGGAAATTAGGTGTGCAAGCGTATGTCCGAGGGGTTGCGGGAACCTGGAAAGACTTAACGGATAATGTTAACTCGATGGCGGGTAACTTGACAGCGCAAGTAAGAAACATCGCGGAAGTAACGAAAGCGGTAGCTAATGGTGATTTATCTAAGAAGATTACTGTAGATGTTAAAGGTGAAATCTTAGATCTGAAAAATACCATTAACGTGATGGTGGATCAACTTAGTTCCTTTGCATCTGAGGTAACACGGGTTGCGCGTGAAGTAGGAACAGAAGGTAAACTAGGTGGTCAAGCACAAGTAACTGGGGTTGCTGGAACTTGGAAAGATTTAACGGATAATGTTAACTCGATGGCGGGTAACTTGACAGCGCAAGTGCGAGGAATTGCGCGAGTTGTAACCGCCGTTGCGAATGGCGACTTGAAGCGTAAGTTAATGCTAGATGCTAAGGGAGAAATTGAAACCTTGGCAGATACGATTAATGAGATGATCGATACGCTGGCAACATTCGCAGATCAGGTAACTACAGTAGCCCGTGAAGTTGGAATTGAGGGTAAACTGGGAGGTCAGGCGAAAGTACCAGGCGCTTCGGGAACTTGGAGAGACTTAACAGATAACGTTAATGAACTTGCAGCTAATCTTACTACACAGGTACGTGCGATCGCAGAAGTAGCAATTGCAGTAACGAAAGGTGACTTAACTCGATCTATTTCTGTAGAAGCACAAGGCGAAGTTGCCATCCTGAAAGATAATATAAACCAAATGATCGCCAATCTGCGCGAAACAACGCAGAAGAATACTGAACAAGACTGGTTAAAAACTAACTTAGCGAAGTTTACCAGAATGCTACAAGGACAAAGAGATTTAGAAACAGTTTCTAAATTAATCTTGTCGGAATTAGCGCCATTAGTTAATGCCCAACACGGTGTATTCTTCTTAATGGATGGTAGCGATACTCCTACAGAGTCGGTACGCGATCGCCAAAATTATCTCAAGCTACTCAGTACTTATGCTTACCGCGAACGCAAGCATTTAGGAAACCGTTTCCGAGTCGGTGAAGGAATAGTCGGACAATGCGCCCTGGAAAAAGAAAGAATCTTACTTACAGAAGTTCCAGGCGACTATATCAAAATTAGTTCTGGTTTAGGAGAATCTACACCTATAAATGTGGTTGTGTTACCTGTACTATTTGAGGGAATGGTAACAGCAGTAATTGAATTAGCTTCCTTCCGGCGCTTTAGTGAGATTCACTTAACTTTCTTAGATCAACTTACAGAAAGTATTGCGATCGTACTTAATACTATTGCTGCTAGTATGCGGACTGAGGAACTACTCAAACAATCGCAATCTTTAGCAGAAGAATTACAAGCACAACAAAAAGAACTCAGAGAAACCAACAAACGATTAGAACAACAAGCGCGTTCTCTGAAAGCATCGGAAGAATTACTAAAAAATCAACAAGAACAACTGCAACAAAGTAACGAAGAACTGGAAGAAAGATCGCGGTTATTATCTGTGCAAAATCGAGAAGTTGAACGTAAAAACCGTGAAATTGAACACGCCCGACAAGATTTAGAAGCACAAGCAAAACAACTTGCGCTCTCGTCTAAATATAAATCAGAGTTTCTTGCCAATATGTCCCACGAGTTGCGGACACCGCTCAATAGTATGCTGATTTTGGCACGATTACTATCTGATAACCCCGAAAAAAGTTTAACGCAAAAACAAGTTGAGTATGCCAAAACAATTCATTCTGCGGGTGCGGATTTACTAGGATTAATTAATGATATTTTAGATTTGGCTAAAATTGAATCTGGAACAATGTCAGTTCAAATTGAACAGATGTTATTTATTGATTTACATAGCTACATTGAGCGCACCTTTACTCAAATATCCCAAGATAAAGGTGTGACTTTCTTAATGCAATTTGACCAGCTACTACCACGGGGGATATATACCGACTCAAAGCGTTTGCAACAAGTTTTAAAGAATTTGCTTTCTAATGCTTTCAAATTTACAGAACGGGGTCAGGTAATATTAAAAGTCTTTTCAGCTACTGATGGCTGGAGTAGTGACAAACAGACTTTAAATCATGCTGAGACAGTGATCGCATTTGCCGTTACTGATACAGGCATAGGTATTCCTGCTGACAAGCAAAAGATTATTTTTGAGGCATTTCAACAAGCAGATGGAACCACCAGCCGTAAATATGGTGGTACAGGTTTAGGTTTATCTATTAGCAGAGAAATTGCTCAACTTTTAGGCGGGGAAATTTGCCTGGTGAGTACTCCAGGTCAAGGCAGTACATTTACCTTGTTCTTACCGCAAACTTATCAAGGAGGAGGAGAACATTCAAATAAAGCAGTGGTTGAACATCCCGGCGTAACAGTTACATTACCTGATGAAAGTGTTAAACCTGTTGAACCTGTTGAACCTGTAACACCGTCGGCGATTTCTATTCCACCTGCTGTATTTACTTCCTTGGCGGGTTCTACGACATCGGCATTGAGTGACGATCGCGGTAATATTCAAGCAGGCGATCGCTTAATTCTAATTATTGAAGATGACATCAACTTTGCCCGCATTTTGTTGAATATGTCACGGGAACAAGGGTTTAAGGCTTTGGTAGCACTCAATCCAGTTTCCGGTTTAACAATGGCGCGAGAATTTAAACCCCAGGCGATTATGCTAGATATCCGCCTACCAGAAATGGATGGTTGGACAGTGCTAGATCGCTTGAAACACGACCCAGAAACCCGCCACATCCCCGTCCATGTCGTTTCTATTGAAGAAGAACAAGTACGCGCACGGCGACTAGGTGCGATCGCTTATTTACAAAAACCTGTATCTAGTGATGCGATCAAAAATGCCTTTGCACAAATTAATGAATTTGTCCAGAGGCAAGTCAAGCACTTACTGGTCGTAGAAGATGACGACAATCAGCGCCACAGCATAGTAGAACTGATTGGCAATAGTGATGTTGTCACTACCGCCGTTGGCACAGGTGCGGCTGCCCTACAAGCCCTGAAAACAGACCAATATGATTGTTTAGTCTTAGATTTAGGCTTACCTGACATGACAGGCTTAGAATTGCTACAGCAAATTAAGCAAGAAAGTCATCTGCAAAGTTTACCAATCATCATCTATAC
This DNA window, taken from Oculatellaceae cyanobacterium, encodes the following:
- a CDS encoding XRE family transcriptional regulator, which translates into the protein MNESYLNAEVGQLIYDTRNQAGLTEKQLADLIGVDESIIEDLEAGDYEGNAVIMLQQIAVVLKQRIKISISKL
- a CDS encoding HAMP domain-containing protein, with protein sequence MPTAQVSNDTDELDLKQLLRTLTAVKKGNFSVRMPIDQTGMAGKIADTLNDIIEMNERMANELDRISTVVGKEGKITERASLGRAGGSWEDSVNSINTLISDLVQPTAETARVIRAVANGDLSQTIALEIEGRPLQGEFLQTAHVVNTMVDQLSSFASEVTRVAREVGTEGKLGVQAEVKGVAGTWKDLTDSVNSMAGNLTAQVRNIAEVTTAVANGDLSKKITVDVKGEILELKNTINIMVDQLSSFASEVTRVAREVGTEGKLGVQAEVKGVAGTWKDLTDSVNSMAGNLTAQVRNIAEVTTAVANGDLSKKITVDVKGEILELKNTVNTMVDQLNSFASEVTRVAREVGSEGKLGVQAEVRGVAGTWKDLTDSVNFMAGSLTAQVRNIAEVTTAVANGDLSKKITVDVKGEILELKNTINIMVDQLNSFASEVTRVAREVGTEGKLGVQAEVKGVAGTWKDLTDSVNSMAGNLTAQVRNIAEVTTAVANGDLSKKITVDVKGEILELKNTINIMVDQLSSFASEVTRVAREVGSEGKLGVQAEVRGVAGTWKDLTDSVNFMAGSLTAQVRNIAEVTTAVANGDLSKKITVDVKGEILELKNTVNTMVDQLNSFASEVTRVAREVGTEGKLGVQAEVKGVAGTWKDLTDSVNFMAGSLTAQVRNIAEVTTAVANGDLSKKITVDVKGEILELKNTINTMVDQLSSFASEVTRVAREVGNEGKLGVQADVPGVAGTWKDLTDSVNSMAGNLTGQVRNIAEVATAIANGDLSKKITVQVKGEILELKNTINTMVDQLSSFASEVTRVAREVGSEGKLGVQADVRGVAGTWKDLTDSVNFMAGSLTAQVRNIAAVTTAVANGDLSKKITVDVKGEILELKNTVNTMVDQLNSFASEVTRVAREVGTEGKLGVQAEVKGVAGTWKDLTDSVNFMAGSLTAQVRNIAEVTTAVANGDLSKKITVDVKGEILELKNTINTMVDQLNSFASEVTRVAREVGTEGKLGVQAYVRGVAGTWKDLTDNVNSMAGNLTAQVRNIAEVTKAVANGDLSKKITVDVKGEILDLKNTINVMVDQLSSFASEVTRVAREVGTEGKLGGQAQVTGVAGTWKDLTDNVNSMAGNLTAQVRGIARVVTAVANGDLKRKLMLDAKGEIETLADTINEMIDTLATFADQVTTVAREVGIEGKLGGQAKVPGASGTWRDLTDNVNELAANLTTQVRAIAEVAIAVTKGDLTRSISVEAQGEVAILKDNINQMIANLRETTQKNTEQDWLKTNLAKFTRMLQGQRDLETVSKLILSELAPLVNAQHGVFFLMDGSDTPTESVRDRQNYLKLLSTYAYRERKHLGNRFRVGEGIVGQCALEKERILLTEVPGDYIKISSGLGESTPINVVVLPVLFEGMVTAVIELASFRRFSEIHLTFLDQLTESIAIVLNTIAASMRTEELLKQSQSLAEELQAQQKELRETNKRLEQQARSLKASEELLKNQQEQLQQSNEELEERSRLLSVQNREVERKNREIEHARQDLEAQAKQLALSSKYKSEFLANMSHELRTPLNSMLILARLLSDNPEKSLTQKQVEYAKTIHSAGADLLGLINDILDLAKIESGTMSVQIEQMLFIDLHSYIERTFTQISQDKGVTFLMQFDQLLPRGIYTDSKRLQQVLKNLLSNAFKFTERGQVILKVFSATDGWSSDKQTLNHAETVIAFAVTDTGIGIPADKQKIIFEAFQQADGTTSRKYGGTGLGLSISREIAQLLGGEICLVSTPGQGSTFTLFLPQTYQGGGEHSNKAVVEHPGVTVTLPDESVKPVEPVEPVTPSAISIPPAVFTSLAGSTTSALSDDRGNIQAGDRLILIIEDDINFARILLNMSREQGFKALVALNPVSGLTMAREFKPQAIMLDIRLPEMDGWTVLDRLKHDPETRHIPVHVVSIEEEQVRARRLGAIAYLQKPVSSDAIKNAFAQINEFVQRQVKHLLVVEDDDNQRHSIVELIGNSDVVTTAVGTGAAALQALKTDQYDCLVLDLGLPDMTGLELLQQIKQESHLQSLPIIIYTGQELTRQQEIEIKRMAETIIIKDVRSPERLLDETALFLHRVQGNLPEAKQQMLEQLHQTNHILIGKKVLIVDDDIRNIFALTSMLERYQMQILYAENGKDGIAVLQNTPDIDIVLMDVMMPEMDGYETMRAIRQNEQLRSLPIIALTAKAMKGDREKCIEAGASDYITKPVDTEQLISMLRVWVYR
- a CDS encoding thylakoid membrane photosystem I accumulation factor, producing MIFSGLRQLTSVNHPHSLRRIVSGWVLTLIATLSCLLLLGMPSALAGINDDHFDGNIYALYGGNGSLVPAKDTIVSALQRSKPALLVFFLDDSRDSKQFATVVSTLQAYYGRAASFIPVNVDAIPIKSSYTPQEPGYYYQGVVPQTVLLDQNGKVVLNEKGRVPFEKIDDVFRTMFNLVPNTESKQFKQKAFNEFNTELAR
- a CDS encoding glycosyltransferase codes for the protein MTHFGIICPPYSGHINPLSALGRELRSRGHKITFLQIPDIEAKVRSEGLDFYPLGLSTYQPGQLAETLQQLTKLSGIEALNYSVSFCRLITEIICQDAPKAIKFLGIEALLVDQLEPVGETVAEFLEIPFICVSSGQAIHRRVDVPPFFNSWSYKNTWWARLRNQISYYILDRSCEPILQVINQYRSQWNLSDYPEIYASYSKLAHISQQPAAFDFPCPNLPAHFHYIAPFRNASPRAVSFPFEKLTGQPLIYASLGSIQNTKDDIFHKIAAACADLDVQLVITHGGGMSAEAVQKLPGSPLVVDYAPQLEVLSKASLTITHGGLNTVLDSLSYGVPLVAIPITFEQPGTGARIRWTKTGEVIPLRKLSIPRLRRTIMKVLTEESYSKNALKIKNAIAQSGGVKRAADIVEQAINSNSATSPSLKKLNANR